One window of the Eschrichtius robustus isolate mEscRob2 chromosome 13, mEscRob2.pri, whole genome shotgun sequence genome contains the following:
- the LOC137775239 gene encoding ovostatin homolog 2-like, whose amino-acid sequence MNLTFSVDQNTVTFSSEESSEIFQLVLVVVKMLSGFTPVMSFIEELESNGQVTKSEFKNDHVLFYLENVCGTAKSFTFSVEQSNHVSNIKPAPVMVYDYYEKDEYALASYISSASISQ is encoded by the exons ATGAATTTAACCTTCTCTGTTGACCAAAACACTGTCACCTTTAGCAGTGAAGAATCCAGTGAGATTTTCCAG TTGGTCCTTGTTGTTGTAAAAATGCTATCAGGCTTTACTCCTGTCATGTCATTCATTGAGGAG CTTGAAAGCAATGGCCAAGTAACGAAGAGTGAATTCAAGAATGACCATGTTCTTTTCTACCTGGAAAAT GTTTGTGGTACAGCAAAGAGTTTCACCTTCTCCGTTGAGCAGAGTAACCATGTGTCAAACATTAAGCCAGCCCCAGTCATGGTCTACGATTATTATGAAAAAG ATGAATATGCCCTTGCTTCTTACATCAGCAGTGCTTCCATTTCCCAGTGA